The Xanthomonas indica sequence GAAGCGCCCATACACCCGCCAGGATTCGGCCAGCGGCCAGTACGGCACGCCAGTGAAACTGAGCCGGGTCGGCGCATCGGCGTGCTTGACCCGCAGCGCGTAGCGGCCGCCGCGCTCGATCAGGCTGAGTTTGCCCTTGCCGTCGTCGAAGTCGACCACCGTCGGCTGCGGATCGTGGTCGCTGTACAGACGAATCCGCCCCTGCACCGGCGCACCGGCGACGCTGAGGCCGGCGCCACGCTCCGGGGTCAGGTACACCGCGCGTTGCACTTGCGACACCAGCGCCATCCGCGCCGGCCCCACCGCCAGGCGGATACCACTGTCCGGGCCGCTGCCGATGTAGTGGTCTTTCAATTCCAGCCAGTGCAGGCCGACCAGGCTGGTCCAGCCGTCCGGCGCTTGCAGCTCGCGCTGGCGCTGCGCGCGCCAGGCCTGTTCTTCAGACACGAACTGCGCGTCCATCGCCTTCGGCGCGGCCGGCGCCGGCGCCTGCTTGCCGCACCCACTCAAGGCGACCAGCGCTGCCAGCAGCGCCGTCGTCCACACCCGCTTGTCCATCATCGCCCCCGCAAGAACCAACGATCGATCTCGCCCAGGGTGAACCGCGCCCAGGTCGGACGCCCATGATTGCACTGTCCGGAGCGCTCGGTGGCTTCCATGTCGCGCAGCAAGGCGTTCATTTCCGGCACGGTGAGGCGGCGGTTGGCGCGTACCGCGCCGTGGCAGGCCATGGTCGACAGCAGCGCGTCGCGCGCGCCGGCGACGCGGCCGCTGTGGCCATGTTCGCGCAGGTCGGTGAGCACGTCGCGCAGCAAGGCCTCGGGCTCGGCCTGTGCCAGCAAGGCCGGAATGCTGCGCACGTGCAGCGATTGCGGCCCACTGCGGGTGACCTCGAAGCCGAGCGCGGCAAGCGTCTCCGCCTCGCGTTCGGCGGTATCGGCATCGCGCTCGCCGACCGCCAGGGTGATCGGCACCAGCAGCGGCTGCGCGTGCAGGCCGATGCCGTCGTGTGCGGTCTTCAAGCGCTCGTAGCCGATGCGTTCGTGCGCGGCGTGCATGTCGACCACGATCAGGCCGTCGGCGTTCTCGGCCAGGATGTAGATGCCGTGCAACTGCGCGATGGCGTAGCCGAGCGGCGGCACGCCGCTGTCGGCGGCGGTCGGCGGCAGGCCGCCGGCCGGGTCCTGGGTCTGCCGCGGCAGGCCGGCGGCGCTTCCCGCCTCCGCGGCAGGCGCGTACAGCGCCGCATACGCGGCCGGCGCTTCTTCCACGCGCAAGCCCAGCGGCGATTGCGCCGGACGCCACTGCGCGCCGTAGCCATAGCCCGGCGCGCCGCCGCTCGCGCCACCGCCGCCACTCGGCATGCCTGTGGGCGCCCAGCCAGCGGTGCCCGCGGCCGGCACGGCTGCCGCCGCGTCAGCGCCGAGCGTGCCGGGCAGGCTGCCGGCGCGGGTCTGCGCCAGCGCATCCTGCAGCGTGCGGTAGACGAAATCGTGGATCAGCCGTGCGTCGCGGAAGCGCACCTCGTGCTTGGCCGGATGCACGTTGACATCGACCCGCGCGGGTTCCAGCTCCAGGAACAGCACATAGGCCGGCTGGCGGCCATGGAACAGCACGTCGCCGTAGGCCATCTTCACCGCATGGGCGACGCTGCGATCGCGTACCGAGCGGCCATTGACGTAGAGGTACTGCTGGTCGGCACTGGCACGCGAGTAATGCGGCTGTGCGATCCAGCCATGCAAGCGCAGGCCGGCGCCACTGTGGTCCACCCGCAACGCCTGCTTTGCGAAGTCCTCGCCCAGGGTCTCGCCCAGGCGCGCATCCGAATACAGATCGCCGGGCTTGTAGCGCCGCGACGGCTTGCCGTTGTGCGAGACGCGCAGCTCCACGTCCGGCCGCGCCAGCGCCAGCGAACGCAGCCACTCCTCGATGTGGCCCAGTTCGGTGCGCTCGGCGCGCAGGAACTTGCGCCGCGCCGGCACGTTGTAGAACAGCTCGCGTACCTCGACCAGCGTGCCCTGCGGCAACGCCCGCGGCTGCACCTCGCCGACCTTGCCGCCGTCGACCTGCAGGGCGGCGCCGTGTTCGTCGCCGGCACGGCGCGAGGCCAGGGTGAAGCGGCTGACCGAAGCGATCGACGGCAGCGCCTCGCCGCGAAAACCCAGCGTCCCCACCGATTCCAGGTCGTCCAGCGAGGCGATCTTGCTGGTCGCATGCCGCGACACCGCCAGTGGCAGTTCCTCCGGCGCAATGCCGCCGCCGTCGTCGCGGATGCGGATCAGGCGCACGCCGCCCTCTTCCAGGTCGATGTCGACGCGGTGCGCGCCCGCGTCCAGCGCGTTCTCCACCAGTTCCTTGACCACCGAGGCCGGACGCTCGACGACTTCGCCGGCGGCGATCTGATTGATCAGGATCTCGGGCAGCTGACGGATGCTCATGCTGTCGTCGCGCTCAGCACGCGCGGGCGCGCAGCGGTCTTGGCGACGGGACGAAAACGACAGCAGGGAAAGGACATCGGCACGGCTCGCGGCGCGGACGCCGTCATCGAGGATCAGCCGTGAATGATAGCGCCTCAGCGGCTCCCGCCGGCCACGGTGCTGGCCGCTTCCGCCTCGGCCTGCGCGCGCGCGGCGAACAGCGTGCCCGGCGGCGGCTGCCGGGTGAAGAAGGTGCTGACGCCGTCGAGTACGGCGCTGGCGATGCGGCGCTGGTAGGCCGGATCGGTCAGCCGGCGCTCTTCGTCCGGGTTGGAGATGAAGGCGGTCTCGACCAGCATCGCCGGCATGTCCGAGGTGCGCAGCACCGCGAAGTTGGCGCGCTCGATCTCGGGCTTGTGGTTGTTGCCGATCCGCTTCAGCCCGCCGAGCACATGCCCGGCCGCGTCTTCGGAGGCCTTCATGTGGCCGCTCTGGGCCAGGTCCAGCAGGACGTTGGCCAGGGTGCTGTCGGTCTTCTGCAGGCGCACGCCACCGATCAGGTCGGCGGCGTTTTCCTTGTCCGCCAGCCAGCGCGCGCGTTGCGACGAGGCGCCCTTGGTCGACAGCACGTACACCGAGGAACCGGTCGCGCTGCGGTTCTCGGCCGCGTCGGCGTGGATCGAGATGAAGATGTCGGCCTTGGCCGCACGCGCCTTCTGTGCGCGCATCGGCAAGGGAATGAACACGTCCGTGGTACGGGTCATGTAGGCCTTCATGCCCGGCGTGGCATTGATCTGGCGTGCCAGTTCACGGCCGATCGCCAGGGTCACGTCCTTCTCGTGCTTGCCGGTCGGGCCGCTGGCGCCCGGATCCTGGCCGCCGTGGCCGGGATCGATGGCCACGATCAGCGGACGCATGCCCGGCGCCATCTTCACCCGCGACGCCGCGCTCGGCATCACCGGGCGCGCCTCGGCGGCCGCGGCCACCGCGGCGTCGTCGTCCGCATCGTCCCGCTCGGAGGGCGCATTCGCCGGCGGCGCGACTGCCGTGGGGGCCGGGGGCGGTACCACGCCAGGCGCGGGACGGCCGGGCACCACCGCGACAGCGCTCGGCGTGGGAGCAACCACGGTCTGCGCGGGCGTGCTCGTCACGGGCGGCGGCACCGGGGCCGGCGCTGGCTGGCTGGCACGCTGTACCACCGACGAGGTCAGCGCCGCGGTCGCGCGCGCCGCTTCGGCCCGCGCATCCACTGCCGGCTTGGGCGCGGGGACAGGCGCGGCCTGAGGCATCGGGGTCGCGGCTGCCGGCGCCTCGCCAGCCACCGCCCTGCCCGCCGGCGCCTCGCCCGGCCACTCGATCACCAGCACCGAACTGCCGCCGACGGTCTGCATCTGCGGCTTGAACGCCACCACCGAGCTGCTCAGGTCGAACACGATGCGCAAGGTACCCGGCACCGGATGCCCGGTACGCACCGCGCTGACCACGCCGCCGCCGGCCGGCAGCTTCAGGCCCTTGGCGGCGGAGGAATCGGGAAGATCCACAACCAGACGGTTGGGATTGGCCAGCGACAGCGTGCTGAAGCCGCCACTGCCCTGCAGGCGGATCTCGGCACGGGTGCCGGTGGCGCCGTTATCGAGCGAGACCGACTGCACCTGCCCAGCGAACGCCGTCTGCGCCGCCAGGCACCAGCCTGCGGCAGCGGCGAAACTGGCGAAAAAACGGGTCCCCGGGCGCATAACGCGATTCAAACATCGCCAGAAGCCAAAGGCAAGCGGTTTTCCCTTAATAATCCATAACCTGCCTTCACTTTCTAGCGTCAGCCGGCAAAAAGTCCCTGCAAGTCGGCCTGTTCGGCCACCCGTGCCAGCCAGGCGGCACCCGCGTCGGTACGCGCCTGCAGGGCCACGTTGCGCCCATCGCCACGCACCGCCAGCCGCACGTCCAGATCGGCAGGGGCCAGCACGTCGCCGCCGCGCTCGGGCCATTCCACCAGCCACAGCGTGGCCCCGCCCTCGTCCAGCCCAAGGAAATCCAGTTCGCCGGCCGCGCCGATGCGGTACAGATCCAGGTGCCAGGCCTCGCCATCGGCCAGCGGGTAGCGCTCGACCAGGGTGTAGGTGGGGCTGCGGATCGCGCCCTGCACGCCGAGCGCGCGCAGCAGCGCCCGCGCCAGGGTCGATTTGCCGGCACCCAGATCCCCGTGCAGATGCACCGAGGCCTGCGCCGGGCGGGTGGCGGCCAACGCGCGGCCGAGGCGTTCGGTGGCCTCGCTGTCGGGCAGGAACAAGGCGACACTCATGGGGCGGATTCCGGATTGGACAGGCGCCGCAGCGCCGGCAACAGATCGGTGGGCAGCAGCCCGCGCTGGCCCGCGGCAGCGGCGTGGTCGCCGGCACCGGCATGCAGCAGGGCACCGACGCTGGCCGCCTCGAACGCCGGCAGGCCTTGTGCGCGCAGCGCGGCGACCACCCCGGTCAACAGATCGCCCATGCCGCCGACCGCCATGCCGGGATTGCCGGCGGCGATCACCCGCGGCGTTTGCCCAGGCGCGGCGACCAGGCTGCCGGCGCCCTTCAGCACCACCGCGGCCTGGTAGCGCTCGGCCAATGCCGCGGCGGCCGCGAAGCGATCGCGCTGCACCTCGGCGGTCGCGAGGCCGAGCAGGCGCCCGGCCTCGCCCGGATGCGGGGTCAGCACCGCCTGCGGGACGGGCCGCGGCGCCTGCGCGAGCAGGTTCAATGCATCGGCGTCCAGCACCAGCGCACGGTCTTCGTCGGCCAGCACTGCCTGCCATAGCGCCTGCGCCCAGGCGTCCTGGCCCAGCCCGGGACCGAGCGCGACGACGCTGGCCTTGCGCAGCAACGGCGCCAGCGCCGTCGCCTCGTCGACCGCATGCGCCATCGCCTCCGGACAGCGCGCCAGCAGCGGCGCCACGTGCGGGCTGCGGGTCGCCACGCTGACCAGGCCGGCGCCGCTGCGCAGGGCCGACTCGGCGCTGAGCATCACTGCACCACCGCTGCCGAGGTTGCCGCCGACGCACAGCACGTGGCCGGAATCGCCCTTGTGGCTGTCCTGCCGACGCGGCGCCAGACGGCGGCGCAGGGCACCGACAGTCCAGGCCTGCGCACGCGGCGCGCAATCGGCGAACGCGGCGGCAGGCACCTCCAGCGTCGCCAGTGCCCGCTCGCCGACGTGATTCAAGGCCGCACCGGTATGCAAGCCGGCATGGGCGACGATGAACTGCAACGTCAATGTCGCCGGCAGCACCGCGCCGGGCACGTTGCCGGTCTCGGCGTCCACGCCGCTGGGCACATCCAGCGCCAGCACCGGCGCGCCGAGTCCGCCGAGCGCACCGAGCAACGCCGCCAATTCGGCATCCGGCGCGCGATTGAGTCCGATGCCGAGCAGCGCATCCACCACCACGTCGGCCGGCGCCAATGCCGCGTCGAACTCCTCAATACGCCCGCCGACACCGATGTAGTCGGTGCAGGCGCGCTGCGCCAGCGGCGATTGCGGGCCGCGCCCGGGCAACTGCAGCACCCGCACCTGGCGCCCGGCGCGATGCGCCAGCCGCGCCAGCACGTAGCCATCGCCACCATTGTTGCCGCTGCCGCAGGCCACCAGGAGGCGCTGCGCCTGCGGCCAGCGCTGCAACAGCGTCTGCCATGCGGCCTGGCCGGCGCGCTGCATCAGCGCGTAGCCGTCGCCGCCGAGCAGCGCAGTGGCCTGCGCATCGATGCGGCGCGCGGCCGCGGTGGTGTAGAGATCGAAGCAGTCGTACATGCCCGGGATTCTATACTTGCGCGATGTCCGCCCGTCTCGACATCGCCGACCCCCACGCCGCCGCCGCGCGCATCCGCGCGCTGGCGCGGACGTTCGGCTTCCAGCGCTGCGGCATCGCCGGGATCGAGCTGCAGCAGGACGAGGCGCATCTGCGCGACTGGCTGCAACAGGGCCTGTACGGCACGATGCACTGGATGGCCCAGCACGGCGACAAGCGTTCGCGCCCGGCGGAGCTGATTCCGGGCACGCTGCGGGTGATCTCGGTGGGGCTGGACTATGGCCGCAACGACGACGACGCGGCCTGGGACACGCTGGGCGACGGCGAGCGCGCCTACGTCGCGCGCTACGCGCTGGGCCGCGACTACCACAAGCTGATGCGCAATCGCCTGCAGAAACTGGCCGAGCGCATCCAGGACGAGATCGGCCCGTTCGGCCACCGCGTGTTCGTCGACTCCGCGCCGGTGCTCGAACGCGCCCTGGCGCGCGACGCCGGCCTGGGCTGGATCGGCAAGCACACCTGCCTGATCGACCGCAACGGCGGCTCCTGGTTCTTCCTCGGCGAAATCTACGTCGATCTGCCGCTGCCGATCGACCCGCCGGCCAGCGCGCACTGCGGCACCTGCACGCGCTGCATCGACGTCTGCCCGACCCAGGCGATCGTCGCGCCGTACCGGCTCGATGCGCGCCGCTGCATCGCCTACCTGACTATCGAGCACGACGGCGCGATTCCGGAAGACCTGCGCCCGGCAATCGGCAACCGCATCTTCGGCTGCGACGACTGCCAGCTGATCTGTCCCTGGAACAAGTTCGCCAAGCGCAACGACGAGCCCGACTTCCGCGCGCGCAACGATCTGGACAAGGCCACGCTGGCGCAGTTGTTCGCCTGGGAGGAAGACGAGTTCCTGCGCCGCACCGAAGGCAGCGCGATCCGCCGCAGCGGCCACGAACGCTGGCTGCGCAACCTGGCGGTGGCGCTGGGCAATGCGCCGACCACGCCGCAGGTGCTGGCCGCACTCGACGCGCGCGCCCAGCACTCCTCGCCGCTGGTGCGCGAGCACGTGCAGTGGGCGCTGGCGCAACATGCGCAGGCGCCGACCCGTGGGGCGGCGGCGCCGGCATCACCGACACCGAAAGCGGACGTGCGAGGATAGGCGCCCGTACGCCCTGCACTGCCCGCATGCCCGATCGCGCCGACCAGATCCTCAGCCCCAGCCAGCTCAACACGCTGGCCCGCGACCTGCTGGAGAGCACGTTCCCGCTGGCCTGGGTGGAGGGCGAACTGGGCAACGTCACCCGGCCCTCGTCCGGCCACCTGTACTTCACCTTGAAGGACGCGCGCGCGCAGGTGCGCTGCGCGATGTTCAAGCCCAAGAGCCAGTGGTTGCGGTTCGTGCCGCGCGAAGGCCTGCGGGTGCTGGCGCGCGGGCGCCTGACCCTGTACGAGGCGCGTGGCGACTACCAACTGGTGCTGGACCATCTGGAGGAAGCCGGCGAAGGCGCGCTGCGCCGCGCGTTCGAGGATCTCAAGGCCCGGCTCGCCGCCGAGGGCCTGTTCGCCAGCGAGCGCAAGCGTGCCCTGCCCGGCTTCGTGCGCCGCCTGGCGGTCATCACCTCGCCCAGCGGCGCCGCCGTGCGCGACGTGCTGAGCGTGCTCGGCCGGCGCATGCCGCTGCTGCAGGTGGACATCCTGCCGAGCCTGGTCCAGGGCGACAGCGCCGCGGCGCAGATCGCCGCCCTGCTGCGCCAGGCCGATGCCAGCGGTCGCTACGACGCGATCCTGCTGACCCGCGGCGGCGGCTCGCTGGAGGATCTGTGGGCGTTCAACGACGAACATCTGGCACGCACCGTCGCCGCGGCGATCACCCCGGTGGTGTCGGCGGTCGGCCACGAAACCGACGTGACCCTGGCCGATTTCGCCGCCGATCTGCGTGCGCCCACCCCATCGGTCGCTGCCGAATTGCTGGTGCCCGACCAGCGCGATCTCGGCGCGCGCCTGCGTGCCCAGCACGCCGCGCTGCTGCGCTGGCAGCAGCACCGGCTGCGACAAGCGCAGCAGCGCGTCGACCGCGCCCTGCTGCGCCTGCAGGCGCAGAGTCCGCAAGCGCGCCTGCACCTGCTGCAACGCCGCCAGCACGACATCGGGCGCCGGCTGGCGACGGTGTGGCGGCAGCAGCAGGAACGCCGCCACGCCCAGTTGCGCCATGCCGCCGCAGTGCTGCGCGCCTCGCAACCGCAGCGTCGGCTGGCGATGCTGCGTGTGCGCCTGCTGGCGCTGGGCCGCCGCCCGCAGGCGGCGATGGCGCGGCAGCTGCAGGCCGATGCGCAGCGCCTGCGCGCATTGGCGCGCGCCCTGGAGACGGTCAGCCCGTTGGCCACCGTGGCGCGCGGCTACAGCATCCTGACCCGCGCCGACGACGGCAGCGTGGTGCGCTCGGCGGCGCAGGTCGCGCCCGGCGATCGCCTGCGCGCACGCCTGGCCGACGGCGAACTGCAACTGCGTGCCGAGCGCGCAGACTGATCCCTCCACGCCCACCGTCCTCGCCCCCATGACCGACAGCCTCCACGAAGACAGGATCAAGGCGATCCTGCAGGGCATGCGCCGCGCCGAACGGCGCCGGGCCGAGCGCCGCGCCGACAGCAGCGATCTGCTGTCGCTGATCGACGGCGCCGCCTACGGCGCCCCGGAGGACGCGCAGCGCGCGCTCGCCTGGCTGGCGCACGACGGCACCCTGGCGTACTTGAGCAATACCGACCTGCACAATGTCGGCGAAACCATCTGCGTGGCCTGGAACGGCTGCGGCAGCGACCTGGCGACGCTGTCGCAGTGGCTGCGGGAGGTGCGCCTCGCCGATGGTCGCAGCGCGCTGCAGACCCTGCGCGACGGCGACAGCGCGGCATTGCTGGCGGCGGCGCTGGCGGCGTTTCCCGGCTGACAAGCGGCGGCCGTAGCGCGGGGCGCAGGCAATGGCCCGTCCGGCGCTGCGGTGGCATGCGCACTGCTGTTGCCAAACAGGCCCCAACGCGTGGCTCCAGGACACCGCGTGTCGCCGGGGGAGAGATGCAGCCCTATTCGCTCCCGAGTTGCCGTGCCGCGTGCGGGATCGTCCTGCGAACATGTGTTCGTCAGCACCTGCTACCGCCCAAGCGGCACCGCCTGCACGTCAGGCACCACGCGGCGGCGCTGCACTCAATCCAGCGGCGCGACCACCAGCAGCGGGTCGAGGTCGTAGCCCATCGCCACCGCCTTGGCCTTGATCGCTTCGAACACGCTGCGCTGCATGCGCGGCGAGCGCGACAGCACCCACAGGTATTTGCGCCCCGGTTCGCCGATCAGCGCCCATTGGTAGTCCGGATCCAGCGCGATCACCCAGTAATCGGCCCATACAAACGGCACCCAGCCCAGCCAGTCCGGCGCGAAGCGCACCTGCAGCCGCCCGGGATGGCCCTCCACGCGTCGCGCCACGCCCTCGGCCGCCAGCAGGTCGCCGCTGGCAGTGCGGCAGGCATTGCGCACCCCGATCTGGCCGTCGTCGCGCAGCACGTAGGCCGCAGTGACGTCGCCGACGCATTTCTTCTGGAAGGACACCGGCAGGTGCGCGACCTCATGCCACTGCCCGGCATAGCGGCCCAGATCGAACTCGGCAACCGAGCTCACCGGCTGCGCGGCGCGCAGCGGCGATGCGAGGCACAACAGGCACGCCAGCAACAGCAGCGCGATCGGCGAAAGGCGCATGCGCAGGTTCCGATGGACGGGAAGCAGCAGCTTATGCAGGAGCTGCGCAGCGATAAAGCGCGGCACCGAACGCCGGCGGCGATGGCGAGGCCGGTCAGTTGCGCAGGTCGACCATGGAGCGCTGGTCCGGCTGGCCGGCGCATTGCACCGGCTCGCGCAGCACCACGCGCTCGACCACGCCGTCGCGTCGCTGCAGGTAGGTGTTGACCATCACGCACTCGGAGCCGACCTGCTCGATATAGGGCGCCTCGGCGCCGGAACCGCCCTGTTCGCCCGCGTGCTCCGCCTGACCGGCGGGGGCCGCCATCGCAGCGCCAGCCATGGCCCACAGCAGCGCCATGCCGCCGCATTTCCGTCCGAATCCGCTGGTCATTGGCAGGTGCCCCCCGATTGCCCGTGCCTATGATTACGACAGGCAACGCCTTCGATTGAGCGCAAGACCCCGAAAAGCCGTGACGCGGACGCATTTGTCTACAAGATTGGACACGCGTTCTTCACGCGCGAACGGTGGGCATGGACCCCGAACCGTGCGCCCGCATGCGGAAGTCTGCATAGCGCGCGAGGTCGGCACGTCCCCAGGCACATGTGTACGAACCCGGCACGCCGACCCGCCATACGTCGTGGTTCGACATCGGCGCAAGCCGGAAAAAAGAAAGGCCCTACATTGCTGTAGAGCCTTGATAGATATGGTGGCCGAGGACGGAATCGAACCGCCGACACGGGGATTTTCAATCCCCTGCTCTACCAACTGAGCTACTCGGCCACTGCGCAACGCGGCAGGACCGGTGCGAGGACGCGCATCATAGCGAGGTGATCGGGATTGGGCAAGCGCAATGTTGCAGAATTTTCCTACCGACCGCCGCGGCCTGCACCGACGGCGCCCGACCCGCGGCAGCGCGATGCTGGATGCGTCCGCGGCATCCGGCCTGCGTACGGCAGGGACGCCTCGATGATGGCCGCCGGCCGGATCGCCGTGGACACCGACCGGACACGGGGTCATCACGGGAGTGACGGCAGCGCACCCTGAACATTTTCAGGCCCGCGCCGGCTAACTCGGTCAATTCGCGGGCTGGAACGCCCGGGTGACTGACACAACTAGCGCTAACGCTGGCCGCCCGAGCAAAGATCGGCGGCGCCGGCCACGCTGCCAGGCGAACGGACAGCGCCGGTGAGGCGCCAGGCGCAGCGGATCCAGCACTGCATGCAGGCGCGGCTCCACGCCCTGCAGCTGGCAGCCGTGCCGCCCCGTCAGCCGCTGCTGCGCTGACAACCGTCGTGCCTGCGCTGGAGGTGAGGGGCGGCGAATGACGAACCAGCGCGCTTGCCGACTGCGCCAGACAGGGCAGTCGGCAGCAAGCGCCCGCCTGCACTCCCGGCGGGCCTCATACCGACGGAGGGAGCGCGCAACACGAGAACGGGCGATGTGGGGGCTCTTCCAATCCATCGGTCGCAACGTCTCCCGTTGGTCTCGCCAGCCCTGGCGCCGCCAGGCACCATCCCGCAGCGCCAGGCGCCGGCGCCAGCGCTACGGGGGCCGCCAACACCGCGCCACCACGGCAGACAGGGGTGTGGTGTAGTCTTCGCCGGTCTTCCTTCCGTGGATTCCGCTCATGCGTCACCCGCTCCGCCTCGGCTTGCTCGTGTTGTGCACTGCGCTGCTCGCCGCCTGCAGCGACGGGATGGTGCGGCGCGTGTCCGACCCGGCCGCCAGCGTGCAGCAGTTGACGGTCAACATGGACGGCAGTTGGAAGGTGGAACTGCGCCTGCAGAACTACAGCAGCATCCCGATGCGCTACGACACCCTGCACCTGGATCTGGGGGTCGGCGGCGAAGCCGCCGGCAGCCTGCAGGCCGCTCCCGGGATCTCGATCGGGCCGGAAACGGCGGATGTGGTGAGCGTCGCGCTGCGGCCCAGTTCGAGCGCGCGCATGGCCGTGGCCGATGCCCTGGCCGGCCGCCGCAGCCTGGAGTACACCCTCAAGGGCAGCATCGCCGCGACGCCGGAAGACAGGAAGCAGCGCAGCTTCGACATCGACACCCGCAACATGCTCTCGCCCGCGCCGGGCCTGGACGGCGTGCTGCGCTGACGCTGCGGTGGCGCTGTAGCGCCACCTCACGCCTGACTTCCTGAACGCGCCGCCTGGTATCCGGGCGCAGGCCACGCCTGCGCGTCGACCTGTGCTTCACCGGACACAGGCACCTCCTCGACCTGCCGCTCGGCACGCTAGGCATGCCCTTGCGCCGCAAGCCCGTGCACGCGTTTTCCCACCTGCCCTACCCCAGCCACGTTCAGCCGGCATTACCGCAAAATTAGTACATAAATGTATTATCTAAATATGTACAAGAACCCGAGTCGGTCATGAGCCGTTTCGCCTCCACCGAGCAGCGCCTGGACGTGACCGCGCGCAAGCATCCGCCCTTTCCGCGCGAAGCGGCGCTGCTGCTGCGGCTGATCAAGCTGCTGCACAAGGTGAGCCTGGACCAGAGCAATGACCTGCTGCGGCCCTACGGCCTGAGCTACGCCGAATACAACGTCTTGATGATGATCGACGCCAGCCCGGACGGAACCTTGAACCCGTCCCAGCTCAGCGACGCCGCCGGTGAGAAGTCGGCCAACATCACCCGGCTCACCACGCAGTTGGTCGACAAGGGGCTGATCCAGCGCATGCCCAGCGCCGCGGACCGGCGCATGCTGCTGCTGCGCCTGACCGACGCGGGCGAGCGCCTGATCGAAGCGCTGATCCCGGCCCTGTGCGCCCAGCTCGACGCCTATGTCCAGCATCTGGATCTGGCGGCAATGGCGCAGTTGCAGACGCTGCTGAAGGCCTTGTTGCGCGGCGTCGAGGACGCGGCATGAGCGCGCCGCAGCCCAACGCTGCCGTCGCTGCCGAAGCCGCGCCGGGCCTGCGCACCCTGCTGGCCGACGCCCTGCGCGGCGAAGGCGACGCCTGGCTGTTCGTGCTGCGTACCTTGCTGTCGATCTATCTGGCCGGCTGGATCGCGCTGCGCCTGGACCTGGCCTCGCCGATGACCGCGATGATCACCGTGGTGGTGGTGATGCACCGGCAGACCGGCATGGTCTTCGCGAAGGGCTTCTACCGGATACTGGGCACGCTGATCGGCAGCGTCGCTGCACTGACGATGGTGGCGCTGTTCCCGCAGGAGCCGGTGCTGTTCGTGCTGGTGCTGTCGCTGTGGATCGGCGCGTGCACCGGCGGCGCCCTGCTGTACCGCAACTTCAAGGCCTATGCCTTCGTGCTGTCCGGCTATACGGTGGCGCTGATCGCGCTACCGGCGGTGAACCAGCCGCAGAACGTGTTCAACCTGGTGGTGGCGCGGGTGACCGAAGTGGTGCTGGGCCTGCTGGTGACCGGCATCGTCAGCGACGTGGTGTTTCCCAGCCGGCTGCGCCAGACCCTGCGCGACACCGTGCGCC is a genomic window containing:
- the queG gene encoding tRNA epoxyqueuosine(34) reductase QueG, with the protein product MSARLDIADPHAAAARIRALARTFGFQRCGIAGIELQQDEAHLRDWLQQGLYGTMHWMAQHGDKRSRPAELIPGTLRVISVGLDYGRNDDDAAWDTLGDGERAYVARYALGRDYHKLMRNRLQKLAERIQDEIGPFGHRVFVDSAPVLERALARDAGLGWIGKHTCLIDRNGGSWFFLGEIYVDLPLPIDPPASAHCGTCTRCIDVCPTQAIVAPYRLDARRCIAYLTIEHDGAIPEDLRPAIGNRIFGCDDCQLICPWNKFAKRNDEPDFRARNDLDKATLAQLFAWEEDEFLRRTEGSAIRRSGHERWLRNLAVALGNAPTTPQVLAALDARAQHSSPLVREHVQWALAQHAQAPTRGAAAPASPTPKADVRG
- the xseA gene encoding exodeoxyribonuclease VII large subunit, with product MPDRADQILSPSQLNTLARDLLESTFPLAWVEGELGNVTRPSSGHLYFTLKDARAQVRCAMFKPKSQWLRFVPREGLRVLARGRLTLYEARGDYQLVLDHLEEAGEGALRRAFEDLKARLAAEGLFASERKRALPGFVRRLAVITSPSGAAVRDVLSVLGRRMPLLQVDILPSLVQGDSAAAQIAALLRQADASGRYDAILLTRGGGSLEDLWAFNDEHLARTVAAAITPVVSAVGHETDVTLADFAADLRAPTPSVAAELLVPDQRDLGARLRAQHAALLRWQQHRLRQAQQRVDRALLRLQAQSPQARLHLLQRRQHDIGRRLATVWRQQQERRHAQLRHAAAVLRASQPQRRLAMLRVRLLALGRRPQAAMARQLQADAQRLRALARALETVSPLATVARGYSILTRADDGSVVRSAAQVAPGDRLRARLADGELQLRAERAD
- a CDS encoding LEA type 2 family protein, which produces MRHPLRLGLLVLCTALLAACSDGMVRRVSDPAASVQQLTVNMDGSWKVELRLQNYSSIPMRYDTLHLDLGVGGEAAGSLQAAPGISIGPETADVVSVALRPSSSARMAVADALAGRRSLEYTLKGSIAATPEDRKQRSFDIDTRNMLSPAPGLDGVLR
- a CDS encoding lipocalin family protein, with product MRLSPIALLLLACLLCLASPLRAAQPVSSVAEFDLGRYAGQWHEVAHLPVSFQKKCVGDVTAAYVLRDDGQIGVRNACRTASGDLLAAEGVARRVEGHPGRLQVRFAPDWLGWVPFVWADYWVIALDPDYQWALIGEPGRKYLWVLSRSPRMQRSVFEAIKAKAVAMGYDLDPLLVVAPLD
- a CDS encoding MarR family transcriptional regulator; translated protein: MSRFASTEQRLDVTARKHPPFPREAALLLRLIKLLHKVSLDQSNDLLRPYGLSYAEYNVLMMIDASPDGTLNPSQLSDAAGEKSANITRLTTQLVDKGLIQRMPSAADRRMLLLRLTDAGERLIEALIPALCAQLDAYVQHLDLAAMAQLQTLLKALLRGVEDAA